In one window of Prevotella fusca JCM 17724 DNA:
- a CDS encoding 5'-nucleotidase C-terminal domain-containing protein — translation MYRKTIYLFGLSVLLMATGCASHYELSGIQRTRVLVDRRYDAAPSAEAAKFMEPFKHKVDSVMGPVVGEVDHDMMAYRPESDLSNLLADIMVWAARDYNEKVDFGVYNMGGIRAALSKGKVTFGDVLDIAPFENKICFVTLTGEKVLELFSQMAHTGGEAVSHGVELVFTRNHKLKSARLHGKEIDPKATYRISTLDYLAQGNDKMEAFKSATGVVSPQESSNNTRFIIMNYFKEQTAQGKIVNAHKEGRIRVE, via the coding sequence ATGTATAGGAAAACGATTTATCTATTTGGATTGTCCGTACTGCTCATGGCGACTGGATGTGCTTCGCATTATGAGTTATCGGGCATTCAGCGCACACGTGTGTTGGTTGACAGACGGTATGATGCAGCTCCCAGTGCTGAGGCTGCAAAGTTTATGGAACCCTTCAAGCATAAGGTTGACTCGGTGATGGGACCTGTTGTGGGCGAAGTAGACCACGATATGATGGCATACCGCCCGGAGAGCGACCTGTCAAACCTGCTGGCAGACATCATGGTATGGGCAGCACGTGACTATAATGAGAAAGTTGACTTTGGTGTTTACAATATGGGAGGCATTCGTGCAGCACTCTCAAAGGGTAAGGTTACATTTGGTGACGTGCTTGATATAGCACCTTTTGAGAACAAAATCTGCTTTGTGACGCTTACAGGCGAGAAAGTCCTGGAGCTGTTCTCGCAGATGGCACACACTGGTGGAGAGGCTGTCAGTCATGGCGTAGAGCTTGTGTTCACCCGTAACCATAAGCTGAAGTCAGCCCGTCTGCATGGTAAGGAAATCGACCCGAAGGCAACTTACCGCATCTCTACGCTTGATTATCTGGCGCAGGGCAATGACAAGATGGAGGCTTTCAAGTCAGCTACAGGCGTTGTGTCACCACAGGAGAGTAGCAATAATACACGTTTCATCATCATGAATTATTTTAAGGAACAGACGGCTCAAGGCAAGATAGTCAATGCACATAAAGAGGGACGTATCCGTGTGGAATAA
- the rplS gene encoding 50S ribosomal protein L19 — protein MDLIKVAEEAFATGKQFPEFKAGDTITVAYKIVEGNKHRIQLYRGVVIKISGHGEKKRFTVRKMSGTVGVERIFPLESPNIDSIEVNKHGKVRRTKLYYLRKLTGKAARIKEKRTVAAAK, from the coding sequence ATGGATTTAATTAAAGTTGCTGAAGAAGCATTTGCAACCGGCAAACAGTTCCCAGAGTTCAAGGCTGGTGACACTATCACTGTCGCTTACAAAATCGTCGAGGGTAACAAGCATCGTATTCAGCTCTACCGTGGCGTAGTTATCAAGATTTCTGGTCATGGTGAGAAGAAGCGTTTCACTGTTCGTAAGATGTCTGGCACCGTAGGTGTTGAGCGTATCTTCCCATTGGAGTCACCAAACATCGATTCTATCGAGGTGAACAAGCATGGTAAGGTTCGTCGTACGAAACTCTACTACCTGCGCAAACTCACAGGTAAGGCTGCACGCATCAAGGAGAAAAGAACTGTTGCTGCTGCGAAGTAA
- a CDS encoding acid phosphatase — MKKSLLINVIMLFICMTVNAQDYKNQSFIPEADMPDAGIYLPAPPDTASFHFDYDFRQYWWGRKMRENKERADQAKFDAYFDVDSVLVGFAPAFGMLITPEKTPETYKLICMIGMDGNHAVDRAKAKYMRKRPFAQFHEHTLQPQFEAELINNGSYPSGHTCRGWIFGLTLTELNPARGNEIMTRAYEYGQSRVICGYHYQSDVDAGRLCASVGYAAVHASEAFQKQMAKAKKEIANLLGTKKK, encoded by the coding sequence ATGAAGAAAAGTTTATTAATCAATGTCATCATGCTCTTTATCTGCATGACCGTAAATGCTCAGGATTACAAAAATCAGTCATTCATCCCAGAGGCAGACATGCCAGACGCAGGTATCTATCTTCCAGCACCTCCCGACACAGCATCTTTCCACTTTGATTATGACTTCCGTCAGTACTGGTGGGGTCGCAAGATGAGAGAGAATAAGGAACGTGCTGATCAGGCTAAGTTCGATGCATACTTTGATGTTGACTCAGTTCTCGTAGGCTTTGCGCCAGCTTTCGGTATGCTTATCACACCAGAGAAGACACCAGAAACTTACAAACTTATCTGCATGATTGGTATGGATGGTAACCATGCTGTAGACCGTGCAAAGGCAAAGTATATGCGTAAGCGTCCTTTCGCACAGTTCCATGAGCATACTCTCCAGCCACAGTTCGAAGCAGAGTTGATTAACAATGGTTCATACCCTTCTGGCCATACTTGCCGTGGATGGATCTTCGGTCTTACACTGACAGAGCTGAACCCGGCACGTGGCAATGAGATTATGACCCGCGCTTACGAATATGGTCAAAGCCGAGTTATCTGTGGTTATCATTATCAGAGCGATGTTGACGCAGGTCGCCTTTGCGCAAGTGTAGGCTATGCAGCCGTTCACGCATCAGAAGCTTTCCAGAAACAGATGGCAAAAGCCAAGAAGGAGATTGCTAATCTGTTGGGTACAAAGAAGAAATAA